A genomic region of Persephonella marina EX-H1 contains the following coding sequences:
- the hemA gene encoding glutamyl-tRNA reductase — protein sequence MEIFAVGLNYKTAPVDVREKLAISEDQLSGLLKKISEINSIYEVSILSTCNRVEIYGVTDDPDDAFNRIVQILSSYSGLQKNELEKYLFKLTGREAIKHIFKVSASLDSMVIGEPQIVCQFKDAFTKAREEKTVRHILTRLFDKALNVSKKIRTSTGISKRAVSISYAAVELAKKIFGDLSDKNVLLLGAGEMAELAARHLSSSGVKHIFVSNRTFEKAVQLAEEFGGSAIRFDKLFEFLPESDIVIVSTGAKEPILRKEHFEEINRIRKGDPVFIIDISVPRNVAEDVNDVDNVYLYNIDDLKVVVDKNLEERKLAALSAEMMLDEEVHKFEHWLNQLKVAPLITKIRNYADEIREYQLEKLFNQMPYLNEKERENIDLAVRAIINKLLHRPTMYIKDKASKENKDFYVDILDEMFSSKWDLRKLKEKEKKKNVKKD from the coding sequence GACTGAACTACAAGACGGCTCCAGTAGATGTAAGGGAAAAGCTCGCTATATCTGAAGATCAGCTATCAGGTCTTTTAAAGAAAATATCAGAGATTAACTCCATATACGAGGTCTCAATTCTATCAACATGTAACAGGGTTGAGATATACGGTGTAACAGATGATCCGGATGATGCCTTTAACAGGATTGTTCAGATACTGTCATCATACTCAGGACTTCAGAAAAATGAGCTTGAGAAGTATCTTTTCAAACTCACAGGTAGAGAGGCTATAAAACATATATTCAAGGTTTCAGCAAGCCTGGACTCAATGGTAATAGGAGAACCACAGATAGTATGCCAGTTTAAAGATGCTTTCACAAAAGCAAGGGAAGAGAAAACTGTAAGACATATTCTCACAAGACTTTTTGATAAGGCTCTGAATGTTTCCAAAAAGATAAGAACATCAACAGGGATAAGCAAAAGAGCCGTATCAATAAGTTATGCTGCTGTAGAGCTTGCAAAAAAGATATTCGGAGACCTATCAGACAAAAATGTTCTCCTTTTAGGTGCAGGTGAGATGGCCGAGCTTGCAGCGAGGCATCTCTCATCATCAGGAGTTAAACATATTTTTGTATCAAACAGAACATTTGAGAAGGCTGTCCAGCTTGCTGAGGAGTTTGGTGGAAGTGCTATAAGGTTTGATAAGCTTTTTGAGTTTTTACCTGAGTCAGACATAGTTATCGTATCAACAGGGGCTAAAGAGCCTATACTGAGAAAGGAGCATTTTGAGGAGATAAACAGGATAAGGAAAGGTGATCCTGTATTTATAATTGATATATCTGTCCCGAGAAATGTTGCTGAAGATGTTAATGATGTTGATAATGTATACCTTTACAACATTGATGATCTCAAGGTTGTAGTTGATAAAAACCTTGAGGAAAGAAAACTTGCAGCCCTTTCTGCCGAGATGATGCTTGATGAGGAGGTTCACAAGTTTGAGCACTGGTTAAACCAGTTAAAGGTCGCACCTTTAATAACAAAAATAAGAAACTACGCAGACGAGATAAGAGAGTACCAGCTTGAAAAGCTTTTCAACCAGATGCCTTACCTGAATGAGAAGGAGAGGGAGAATATAGATCTTGCTGTCAGAGCTATAATAAACAAGCTTCTCCACAGACCTACAATGTACATCAAGGATAAAGCATCCAAGGAGAACAAAGATTTTTATGTTGATATCCTTGATGAGATGTTCAGCTCAAAATGGGATCTGAGAAAGCTTAAGGAAAAAGAGAAGAAAAAAAATGTTAAGAAGGACTGA